In Pontibacillus yanchengensis, the following are encoded in one genomic region:
- the deoB gene encoding phosphopentomutase, whose translation MDNYKRIFLVVMDSVGIGEAPDAEQFNDKGADTLGHIAEHMGGLNMPNMGKLGLSNIRHIKGIEPADHPLAYYTKMQEMSNGKDTMTGHWEIMGLYIDTPFRTFEEFPKELIDEIEERSGQKVIGNKPASGTAIIDELGPEHMETGALIVYTSADSVLQIAAHEDIVPIDELYEICEMCREITKDEKYMIGRVIARPFVGEPGNFQRTSNRHDYALKPFGRTVMNDLKDDNYDVIALGKIADIYDGEGVTKEIRTKDNMDGMDKLVESMDEDFTGLNFLNLVDFDAKYGHRRDPHGYGEALESYDQRLPEVLEKLQDDDLLIITADHGNDPIHHGTDHTRELVPLLVYNKQRNEGKELPLRTTFADIGATVAENFNTKMPEYGTSFLKDIK comes from the coding sequence ATGGACAATTATAAACGAATTTTTCTAGTTGTAATGGATTCTGTTGGAATTGGTGAAGCACCCGATGCTGAACAATTCAATGACAAAGGAGCGGACACGCTAGGTCATATTGCTGAACATATGGGTGGGCTTAACATGCCAAATATGGGTAAGCTGGGCTTGAGTAATATTCGTCATATCAAAGGTATTGAACCTGCTGATCATCCACTAGCTTATTATACAAAGATGCAGGAAATGTCCAATGGTAAAGATACAATGACAGGACACTGGGAGATTATGGGGTTATATATTGATACGCCATTCAGAACATTTGAAGAGTTCCCTAAAGAATTAATTGATGAGATTGAAGAACGTTCTGGTCAAAAAGTTATTGGGAATAAGCCAGCATCAGGCACTGCCATTATTGATGAGTTAGGTCCTGAGCATATGGAAACAGGCGCACTTATTGTGTACACTTCAGCAGATTCGGTGCTTCAAATCGCAGCGCATGAAGATATCGTACCAATTGATGAGCTCTATGAAATTTGTGAAATGTGCCGTGAAATAACCAAAGATGAAAAGTATATGATTGGACGAGTTATTGCTCGACCGTTTGTTGGTGAACCTGGCAATTTCCAACGTACGTCTAACCGACACGACTATGCGTTAAAGCCATTTGGTCGCACTGTTATGAACGATCTAAAGGATGACAATTATGATGTGATTGCATTAGGTAAGATAGCTGATATCTATGATGGCGAAGGGGTTACAAAGGAAATTCGTACAAAGGACAACATGGATGGGATGGATAAACTAGTAGAATCAATGGATGAGGATTTTACAGGTTTGAACTTTTTAAATCTTGTTGATTTTGATGCGAAATATGGGCATCGTCGTGATCCTCATGGATACGGAGAAGCGCTTGAGTCATACGATCAACGTTTGCCAGAAGTGTTAGAAAAGCTTCAGGATGATGATTTACTGATTATTACGGCCGATCATGGTAATGACCCTATTCACCATGGTACGGATCATACTCGTGAATTGGTTCCTTTACTTGTTTATAACAAGCAAAGAAACGAAGGCAAGGAATTACCTTTACGGACAACATTCGCTGACATTGGTGCAACTGTTGCAGAGAATTTCAATACGAAAATGCCAGAATACGGCACAAGTTTTCTAAAAGATATTAAATAG
- a CDS encoding aldo/keto reductase, giving the protein MNKRQLGTSNLYISEIGLGCMTLGTEQQKATEIIDRALDSGINYLDTADLYNFGTNEEIVGKALKGRRDQVVLGTKVGNHFDAQKEDWFWDPSKSYIKEGVKESLRRLQTDYIDLYQLHGGTIDDPIDETIQAFDELVQEGVVRYYGISSIRPNVIRQFVERSNIVSVMMQYSLFDRRPEEEVLDLLHQNQISVLARGPLAKGMLSDKGMEKVEEKAQNGYLTHSYEEVKDMVHSLQEHTDQNRTLQALALQYVLGHPGVASAVFGASSVEQLEKNISMLEASPLTEDLYKTLQEKTRPIVYQKHR; this is encoded by the coding sequence GTGAATAAACGCCAATTAGGTACATCAAACCTATATATATCTGAAATAGGATTAGGATGCATGACATTAGGAACGGAACAACAAAAAGCAACAGAAATCATTGATCGAGCATTAGATTCTGGTATCAATTACTTAGATACAGCTGATTTATATAATTTTGGAACCAACGAAGAAATAGTAGGTAAAGCACTGAAAGGACGACGTGACCAAGTTGTTCTAGGCACCAAAGTAGGCAACCATTTTGACGCCCAAAAGGAAGATTGGTTTTGGGACCCTTCAAAATCCTATATTAAAGAGGGCGTAAAGGAAAGCCTTCGTCGCCTTCAAACGGATTACATCGACCTTTATCAGCTACATGGTGGTACCATTGATGACCCAATTGATGAAACAATCCAAGCTTTCGATGAACTTGTGCAAGAAGGCGTTGTCCGTTATTATGGCATCTCATCTATACGACCAAACGTAATTAGACAATTTGTTGAGCGTTCAAATATCGTTAGCGTTATGATGCAATATAGCCTATTTGACAGACGCCCTGAAGAAGAAGTGCTTGATTTATTACATCAAAATCAAATCAGCGTGTTGGCCCGTGGTCCTTTAGCCAAAGGAATGCTAAGTGATAAAGGAATGGAAAAAGTTGAAGAAAAAGCTCAAAATGGTTATTTGACGCACTCCTATGAAGAAGTAAAAGATATGGTTCATTCCTTACAAGAACATACAGATCAAAATCGTACACTCCAAGCATTAGCTCTTCAGTATGTATTAGGGCATCCTGGTGTAGCTTCTGCTGTATTTGGTGCTAGCTCTGTAGAACAATTAGAGAAAAATATTTCTATGTTAGAAGCTTCACCTTTAACTGAAGATCTCTACAAAACTCTTCAAGAGAAAACTCGCCCTATTGTCTATCAAAAACATCGTTAA
- the spoIIM gene encoding stage II sporulation protein M yields MHVKGSVASQHVREYASIYVFVSLLFMIGIIFGAVIVNSMNFIQKEDLFFYLDRFFKQIPGEPNISSQDLLKSSFFYHVKYLLFIFILGLSIIGMPIIWILLFMKGVVVGFSVGFLVNQMGWYGLLTAAASIAPQNLIIIPVYIVAGSLAMIFSFGLIQKLVAKKIHQPIFPPFIRYSMFFLILLVFVGVAALIESFISPIALKSVIEMIYK; encoded by the coding sequence ATGCATGTGAAAGGTTCCGTAGCATCGCAACACGTCCGTGAATATGCTAGTATTTATGTTTTTGTCAGTTTACTTTTCATGATTGGAATTATATTTGGAGCGGTAATAGTAAATAGTATGAACTTCATACAAAAGGAAGATTTGTTCTTTTATCTAGATCGTTTTTTTAAACAAATTCCCGGAGAACCTAACATAAGCTCGCAAGATCTACTAAAGAGTAGTTTCTTTTATCATGTAAAGTATTTGTTGTTCATATTTATTTTAGGATTATCCATAATTGGGATGCCTATTATTTGGATTTTATTATTTATGAAAGGCGTCGTTGTAGGTTTTTCTGTAGGTTTTTTAGTCAATCAAATGGGCTGGTATGGCTTACTGACTGCAGCAGCATCCATTGCTCCACAAAACCTGATTATTATACCGGTTTATATTGTGGCTGGAAGTCTGGCAATGATCTTTTCGTTTGGTCTGATTCAAAAGCTGGTTGCTAAGAAAATTCATCAACCAATCTTCCCGCCTTTTATTAGGTATAGTATGTTTTTTTTAATACTGCTCGTTTTTGTAGGTGTAGCAGCACTCATTGAATCATTTATCTCACCGATTGCTTTAAAATCAGTGATCGAAATGATATATAAATGA
- a CDS encoding endonuclease Q family protein, with protein MNTFYIDLHVHIGRTMYGDPVKITASDQLTLTNIMNECSENKGIDMVGVIDSHVPDVQAEIQHLLDQGEAIELEEGGIQYKSTTLILGTEIEIYDENCYGPLHVLCYFPALHQMQQFTVWLSNHMKNITLSTQRFYGKAVELQKKVKELEGLFVPAHMFTPFKSLYGKGVQQSLIEVLDPALIDGVELGLSADTNMADKLSELHDYTFLTNSDAHSLPKIAREYQQINVEKATFKELKRVLKNQDNRRVAANFGMNPRLGKYYQTTCAKCFHPVLQEGVCKKCGSKDYIKGVSERIHELQDTNTFPRHRPPYISQVPLEFLPHLGPKTLRKLLNQIGTEMKIIHDATREELLEVVAPHLADRILANRSGQLSINAGGGGRYGSLSKET; from the coding sequence ATGAATACCTTTTATATCGATCTCCATGTTCATATAGGGCGTACCATGTATGGGGATCCGGTCAAAATTACAGCTTCTGACCAACTTACATTAACAAACATTATGAATGAGTGTTCTGAAAACAAAGGAATCGATATGGTAGGCGTTATTGATAGCCATGTTCCAGATGTGCAAGCAGAGATTCAACATTTGCTTGACCAAGGTGAAGCTATTGAGCTTGAAGAAGGTGGTATTCAGTACAAATCAACTACCTTAATCTTAGGTACAGAGATTGAAATCTATGATGAGAACTGCTATGGACCTCTTCATGTTTTATGCTATTTTCCAGCGTTACATCAGATGCAACAGTTTACGGTTTGGTTAAGCAACCATATGAAAAATATTACATTAAGTACGCAACGATTTTATGGGAAAGCAGTAGAATTGCAAAAGAAAGTGAAAGAACTTGAAGGCCTTTTTGTTCCTGCTCATATGTTTACACCATTCAAGAGTTTGTATGGGAAAGGTGTGCAGCAAAGTTTGATCGAAGTACTCGACCCAGCACTGATCGATGGAGTAGAACTGGGCTTAAGTGCAGATACAAACATGGCGGATAAATTATCTGAACTACATGATTACACGTTTTTAACGAACTCAGATGCACACTCCTTACCGAAAATTGCTAGAGAATATCAACAAATTAATGTAGAGAAAGCTACGTTCAAGGAACTCAAAAGAGTGTTGAAAAATCAGGATAACAGAAGAGTTGCTGCTAATTTTGGGATGAATCCTCGATTAGGGAAATATTATCAAACCACTTGTGCCAAATGCTTTCATCCTGTTCTTCAGGAAGGTGTCTGCAAGAAATGTGGTTCAAAAGATTACATAAAAGGAGTATCCGAGCGTATTCATGAACTTCAGGATACAAATACTTTCCCTAGGCATCGTCCGCCATATATCTCACAAGTTCCTCTAGAATTCTTGCCACATTTAGGGCCTAAAACGTTACGAAAACTATTAAATCAGATAGGAACGGAAATGAAGATTATTCACGATGCTACTAGAGAGGAGTTACTAGAGGTTGTTGCACCTCATTTAGCTGATCGAATTCTCGCTAACCGAAGTGGTCAATTGTCCATAAATGCTGGTGGTGGTGGGCGCTACGGAAGCTTGTCAAAAGAAACATGA
- a CDS encoding Fur family transcriptional regulator, producing the protein MEQRIEKIKKQLHSQSYKLTPQREATVRVLLEHEEDHLSAEDVYLLVKEKAPEIGLATVYRTLELLSELKVVDKINFGDGVSRYDLRKEGAEHFHHHLVCVECGSVEEIVEDLLTDVESQVEKDWGFQVKDHRLTFHGVCKKCQVETVKSS; encoded by the coding sequence ATGGAACAACGTATAGAGAAAATAAAAAAACAGCTCCATTCCCAGAGCTATAAGTTAACACCTCAACGTGAAGCTACCGTTCGAGTGTTACTTGAGCATGAAGAGGATCATTTAAGTGCAGAAGACGTTTACCTCCTCGTAAAAGAAAAAGCTCCGGAAATTGGTCTAGCTACTGTTTATCGTACACTAGAATTATTATCAGAATTGAAAGTGGTCGATAAAATCAATTTCGGTGATGGTGTGTCACGATATGATCTTCGCAAAGAGGGTGCAGAACATTTTCACCATCATTTAGTTTGTGTAGAATGTGGATCTGTCGAAGAAATTGTAGAAGATTTACTTACCGATGTTGAAAGTCAAGTAGAAAAGGATTGGGGCTTTCAAGTAAAGGACCATCGTTTAACGTTCCATGGCGTTTGTAAGAAATGCCAAGTTGAAACTGTAAAATCATCATAA
- a CDS encoding NUDIX domain-containing protein, producing the protein MKKFEEKTLHTTSIFQGNMISLQVDDVQLPNGKTSKRELVKHPGAVAVLPITKDGKIVMVEQYRKPLERSLVEIPAGKLEPGEEPKQTALRELEEETGYTTSDLQFVTSFATSPGFADEIIHLYVATDIELAVNKLDGDEDEFVELIELTLNEAEQYEQEERIWDAKTAYAILYVRAKGLLD; encoded by the coding sequence ATGAAAAAATTTGAAGAAAAAACATTACATACAACGTCTATCTTTCAAGGAAATATGATTTCACTACAAGTTGATGATGTACAACTTCCTAATGGAAAAACATCGAAACGAGAATTAGTTAAGCATCCAGGAGCAGTAGCAGTACTTCCTATTACAAAAGATGGGAAAATCGTAATGGTAGAGCAATATCGTAAGCCATTAGAGCGAAGTCTTGTAGAAATTCCTGCTGGCAAACTTGAACCTGGAGAGGAACCGAAACAAACAGCACTAAGAGAGTTGGAGGAGGAGACAGGTTATACTACAAGCGACTTGCAATTTGTAACGTCTTTTGCCACATCTCCGGGGTTTGCAGATGAGATTATTCATCTGTATGTAGCTACTGATATCGAATTGGCTGTAAATAAGTTAGATGGGGATGAAGATGAATTTGTCGAATTAATTGAACTTACGTTAAACGAAGCTGAACAATATGAGCAAGAAGAGAGAATTTGGGATGCGAAAACAGCATATGCGATATTATATGTTCGTGCGAAAGGATTACTTGACTAA
- a CDS encoding YqzK family protein: MTRFLHLLKDTVKIFIIFTGCTLLFYFGLRMMNEEYDQIHRYDQPEGKAVKVFQWEDERLIDRLSIFFRLGE; encoded by the coding sequence ATGACTCGTTTTTTACATTTACTAAAAGATACAGTAAAGATTTTCATCATCTTTACTGGCTGCACTTTGTTGTTTTACTTTGGATTGCGAATGATGAATGAAGAATATGATCAAATTCATCGCTATGATCAACCAGAAGGAAAAGCTGTCAAAGTTTTTCAGTGGGAGGACGAACGATTAATTGATCGTTTATCTATATTTTTTCGGTTAGGGGAGTAA
- a CDS encoding pyrimidine-nucleoside phosphorylase, translating into MRMYDIIAKKRDGYTLTKEEIDFFVEGYTNGDVPDYQASALCMAIFFQDMNDEERANITTAMVDSGDTIDLSPIEGIKVDKHSTGGVGDTTTLILGPLVASLDVPVAKMSGRGLGHTGGTIDKLEAVPGFHVEIDKSQFIDLVNTNKLSVIGQTGNLTPADKKLYGLRDVTATVNSIPLIASSIMSKKIAAGADAIVLDVKTGAGAFMKSLEDSKALAEAMVRIGNHVGRNTMAVISDMNQPLGRAIGNALEVEEAIETLKGNGPEDLTELCLTLGSQMVVLAGKADTLDEARQKLEENMKNGKALEKFGTFLKSQGGDERVVEDSSVMPKASYQIELNAKKSGYVSDIVADEIGTAAMMLGAGRATKESEIDLAVGLYLNKKVGDYVEEGESLLTIYANQEDVEDVKEKLYKNITISDEKVSAPTLIHDMVTGE; encoded by the coding sequence ATGAGAATGTATGATATTATTGCTAAAAAAAGAGACGGCTATACTTTAACGAAGGAGGAAATTGACTTTTTCGTAGAAGGTTACACAAACGGTGATGTTCCGGATTATCAAGCTAGTGCTTTATGTATGGCGATTTTCTTCCAGGATATGAATGACGAAGAACGTGCAAATATTACGACAGCTATGGTGGATAGCGGAGATACGATTGATCTTTCACCTATCGAAGGCATTAAAGTGGATAAGCATTCAACAGGTGGCGTGGGAGATACGACAACACTAATTTTGGGGCCATTGGTTGCTTCTCTTGATGTACCTGTTGCAAAAATGAGTGGTCGAGGATTGGGTCATACTGGTGGAACCATCGATAAGCTAGAAGCGGTGCCTGGATTCCATGTGGAAATCGACAAAAGTCAATTTATCGATTTAGTAAACACAAATAAACTATCCGTTATTGGTCAAACTGGTAACTTAACACCTGCTGACAAGAAATTGTATGGCCTTCGTGACGTAACAGCAACTGTTAACTCTATACCTTTAATTGCAAGTTCCATCATGAGCAAGAAAATTGCAGCTGGTGCGGATGCTATTGTGCTTGATGTAAAAACGGGTGCTGGTGCCTTTATGAAGAGTTTAGAGGACTCAAAAGCATTAGCTGAAGCGATGGTTCGTATTGGGAATCATGTTGGCCGTAACACAATGGCTGTTATTTCTGATATGAATCAGCCACTAGGTCGAGCAATTGGTAATGCTTTAGAGGTTGAAGAGGCGATCGAAACCTTGAAAGGGAATGGTCCAGAGGATTTAACGGAATTATGTTTAACTCTCGGAAGTCAAATGGTAGTACTTGCCGGTAAAGCAGATACGCTTGATGAAGCACGTCAAAAGCTAGAAGAAAACATGAAAAATGGCAAAGCACTTGAGAAATTTGGAACGTTCCTTAAATCTCAAGGTGGTGACGAACGCGTAGTAGAAGATTCTTCTGTTATGCCAAAAGCATCATATCAAATTGAATTAAACGCCAAAAAGTCTGGATATGTTAGTGACATTGTGGCGGATGAAATTGGAACTGCAGCGATGATGCTAGGAGCTGGTCGTGCCACGAAAGAATCAGAAATTGATTTAGCTGTAGGTCTTTACCTGAATAAGAAAGTAGGCGACTACGTAGAAGAAGGCGAATCACTTCTAACCATTTACGCTAACCAAGAAGATGTGGAAGATGTGAAAGAGAAGCTGTATAAGAATATCACAATCTCTGATGAGAAAGTCTCAGCGCCAACTCTTATTCATGATATGGTTACAGGAGAATAA
- a CDS encoding purine-nucleoside phosphorylase: MDATQIKDAAQFIQQQSTNQPSIGMILGSGLGVLADEIENPVTIKYRDIPHFPESTVAGHKGQLVIGTLEGKQVIAMQGRFHYYEGYSMQQVTFPVRVMRELGVETLFVTNAAGGINENFNAGDLMIISDHINNMGDNPLIGPNDEKLGARFPDMSKAYDDQLATHAKECANRLGITVQQGIYVGNTGPSYETGAEVRMLRTLGGDAVGMSTVPEVIVANHAGMNVLGISCISNMAAGILDQPLTHDEVIETTQQVRQDFLNFVKETLKTL; this comes from the coding sequence ATGGATGCTACACAAATTAAAGATGCAGCTCAATTTATTCAACAACAAAGTACCAATCAACCATCAATTGGTATGATTTTAGGTTCTGGGTTAGGAGTTCTGGCAGATGAAATTGAAAACCCTGTTACGATTAAATACAGAGATATCCCACACTTCCCGGAATCAACTGTAGCAGGTCACAAAGGACAACTTGTTATAGGTACTCTTGAGGGTAAACAAGTTATTGCAATGCAAGGTCGATTTCACTATTACGAAGGATATAGCATGCAACAAGTGACGTTCCCTGTACGAGTGATGAGAGAGTTAGGTGTGGAGACGTTATTTGTAACTAATGCTGCTGGTGGTATTAATGAAAACTTTAATGCTGGGGATTTAATGATTATTAGTGATCATATAAATAACATGGGTGACAATCCGCTTATCGGACCAAACGACGAAAAATTAGGTGCAAGGTTCCCAGATATGTCCAAGGCATATGATGATCAACTCGCAACTCATGCAAAAGAATGTGCTAATCGTTTAGGAATTACGGTGCAACAGGGGATATATGTAGGAAACACAGGTCCTTCCTATGAGACGGGAGCAGAGGTGCGCATGCTTCGTACTCTTGGTGGCGATGCTGTAGGTATGTCTACAGTACCAGAGGTTATTGTCGCTAATCATGCAGGCATGAACGTACTTGGTATTTCGTGCATCTCAAACATGGCTGCAGGGATTTTAGACCAGCCTTTAACTCATGATGAAGTGATTGAAACGACTCAACAAGTTCGTCAAGACTTCCTGAATTTCGTAAAAGAGACGTTAAAAACTCTATAA
- the xerD gene encoding site-specific tyrosine recombinase XerD has product MQHELNDFFHYLQVERGLSENTLSSYRRDLQKYIEFLGNTSQLENVNQITRVNIMQYLHHLNDLNRSSATVARTLSSIRAFHQFLVRERLAENDASLHLETPKKERKLPKILSMSDVDALLNIQAKDPLAIRNKAMLEILYATGLRVTELVTLKVSDLHLTMGFVRCLGKGSKERIIPLGNMAKESIELYLEQARPSLLKQKKEDYLFVNHHGNALSRQGFWKILKAVAEEVGIQKEITPHTLRHSFATHLLENGADLRAVQEMLGHADISTTQIYTHVTKARLKDIYRSYHPRA; this is encoded by the coding sequence ATGCAGCATGAACTCAATGACTTTTTTCATTATTTACAGGTAGAGCGAGGGTTATCAGAAAATACCCTTTCATCCTATCGAAGAGATTTACAAAAATATATTGAATTTTTAGGTAATACAAGTCAATTGGAAAACGTCAATCAGATTACTCGTGTGAACATTATGCAATATTTGCATCATCTCAATGACTTGAACCGTTCTTCTGCAACAGTAGCACGAACTCTTTCATCTATTCGGGCATTTCACCAGTTTCTAGTACGTGAACGGTTAGCTGAGAATGATGCTTCGTTACATCTGGAAACACCTAAGAAGGAGAGAAAGCTACCTAAGATTCTTTCTATGAGTGATGTGGATGCTTTATTAAATATTCAAGCAAAAGACCCACTCGCCATTCGTAACAAGGCTATGCTAGAGATTCTATATGCAACAGGTTTGCGTGTAACCGAGCTAGTAACACTAAAAGTTAGTGACTTACACCTTACGATGGGCTTTGTTCGTTGTTTAGGAAAAGGATCGAAAGAAAGAATCATTCCACTTGGCAATATGGCTAAAGAATCGATTGAACTTTATTTAGAGCAAGCAAGGCCATCTTTGCTAAAGCAAAAAAAGGAAGACTACTTATTTGTAAACCATCATGGTAATGCACTGTCAAGACAAGGGTTTTGGAAGATTCTGAAAGCGGTTGCGGAAGAGGTAGGGATCCAAAAAGAAATTACTCCCCATACGCTTAGGCATTCCTTTGCTACGCATTTATTAGAAAATGGAGCAGACCTTAGAGCTGTACAAGAGATGTTAGGTCATGCTGATATCTCCACAACACAAATTTATACACATGTAACAAAAGCAAGGTTAAAAGATATTTATCGCTCGTATCATCCACGGGCGTAA
- a CDS encoding aldehyde dehydrogenase family protein, translating into MTTQNYTKQYINGEWGDGSSTKKVKNLNPYTNEVLQEIPSANQDDLNHAYESAANAQQDWATLAPAQVQQKFDALLQKMNERKEEIISWLVAESGSTKIKAQVEFQAALAIVKESSSFPTRMQGAILPSNVQGKNNYVERAPKGVIGVIGPWNFPFHLALRSIAPAIASGNTVVVKPASETPLTSGLLIAELFEQAGFPSGVINVVVGRGSEIGDAFVTHPTPQLISFTGSTEVGSHIGELAGKHIKDTALELGGNNAMIVLEDAHIDQAIQAAAFGKYLHQGQICMSLNRIIVHESIYDQFAEAFAEKVKQLKAGDPSEQDTVIGPLINHDAVERIQQDVEESVKQGATKLVSGEVHGNLMEPVVLADVSNDMPIANNEIFGPVATLIKVKDEQEAIEVANGSPYGLSGSIFTTDRYRGMEVARKIETGMIHINDQPVNDEAHVAFGGEKQSGIGRFGGEWALDKFTTVKWISVQSEYRQYPF; encoded by the coding sequence ATGACAACTCAAAACTATACAAAACAATATATAAATGGTGAATGGGGGGATGGTTCTAGTACTAAAAAAGTAAAGAACCTTAATCCTTATACAAATGAAGTGTTGCAGGAAATTCCTTCAGCCAATCAAGATGATTTAAATCATGCGTACGAAAGTGCAGCGAATGCCCAACAAGATTGGGCTACATTGGCACCAGCACAAGTGCAACAAAAGTTTGATGCCCTTTTACAAAAAATGAACGAACGAAAAGAAGAAATTATAAGTTGGTTAGTAGCAGAATCAGGAAGTACGAAAATAAAAGCTCAAGTAGAGTTTCAAGCAGCCTTGGCGATTGTTAAAGAATCATCTTCCTTTCCGACGCGCATGCAAGGAGCTATACTACCATCCAATGTGCAAGGGAAGAACAATTATGTAGAACGTGCTCCTAAAGGCGTGATTGGTGTCATTGGACCATGGAACTTCCCTTTCCATTTAGCGCTTCGTTCGATCGCACCAGCGATTGCATCTGGTAATACTGTTGTAGTCAAGCCAGCTTCAGAGACGCCGTTGACATCAGGGTTGTTGATTGCAGAACTCTTTGAACAAGCAGGCTTCCCTAGTGGCGTTATCAACGTTGTAGTGGGGAGAGGATCGGAAATTGGGGATGCGTTTGTAACTCATCCAACACCACAGCTAATCTCGTTTACAGGCTCCACAGAAGTGGGAAGTCATATTGGAGAACTTGCCGGTAAGCATATTAAAGATACGGCTCTTGAGCTTGGTGGAAATAACGCTATGATTGTTTTAGAGGATGCACATATTGATCAAGCAATACAAGCAGCTGCATTTGGTAAGTATCTACATCAAGGACAAATTTGCATGTCATTAAACAGAATTATCGTTCATGAATCCATTTATGATCAATTTGCTGAGGCGTTTGCTGAGAAAGTGAAACAGTTAAAAGCTGGTGATCCATCTGAACAAGATACTGTAATAGGTCCTCTGATTAATCATGATGCAGTAGAACGTATTCAACAAGATGTAGAAGAAAGTGTGAAACAAGGTGCAACAAAACTTGTATCCGGTGAAGTTCATGGCAATCTAATGGAACCTGTGGTATTAGCAGATGTAAGCAATGATATGCCAATTGCTAACAATGAAATTTTTGGTCCCGTAGCTACATTGATTAAAGTAAAAGATGAGCAAGAAGCGATTGAAGTAGCGAATGGGTCTCCTTATGGTCTCAGTGGTTCGATATTCACGACAGATCGCTATCGTGGTATGGAAGTGGCCAGAAAAATCGAAACTGGTATGATTCACATTAATGATCAGCCCGTAAATGATGAAGCACACGTTGCCTTTGGTGGTGAAAAACAATCAGGCATTGGACGTTTTGGAGGGGAATGGGCACTCGATAAATTTACAACAGTAAAATGGATCAGTGTACAATCCGAATACCGTCAATATCCATTTTAA